The nucleotide window CTACCTAAAAGTGGTATGTGGAAATTGGATGCTTATGTTAATGATAGGCTTCATGGTTCAGTTTTTGTAAAGGTTCATGAAAGATAAATTCAACAATAGGAAGTTAAAGTATGTAGGATTAAACACTAATGTTTTATTTTAATCGTCATTATTACCACTTTACTATTCTCTGCAGCTGCTTTTCAATGAACTGATACTGAAGTAAAGGAAAGGATACTTGAATAAGAAATCTTAATCAATCGTATCTGAATTTTATTCAGGTATGATTTTTTATTTTCAGCTGAGATACTGAAAATGGAGTATACAATTAGAATTTTGAAACTAAAGGTTGTATTGTCACGTATAAGATATTACAACTGGAGGGGAAAGAGATGAAGAATTTTAGGGTTATTATATTTATGATTATTGTATTATGTCTTTCTGCTTGTTCAAATGGAGATAAGACAATTATTAGCTTAAAAGAGGCTAATATTCCAGAAGGAAAAGCAGAAAAGACGGAAGTGTTTAACTTAAAATATCAAAGTGATGGGCTTGAAGTTGCAGGTTATATTATTAAGCCTGTTGAAATTAAGAAGGATGCACCTGTTATGATTTATAACAGAGGTGGAAACCGTGATTATGATCGATTAGATATAAATACTATAAATTATTTATCAGGTTGGGCCAGGAAAGGTTACGTTGTCCTAGCATCTCAATATAGAGGTAACAGTAGCAGTGAGGGGAAAGAGGAATTTGGTGGTTCAGATGTTAATGATGTTTTAAACCTCATAAATGTTGCTAATGAACTTCCTTATGCTGACACAGACCACATAGTAATGCTTGGTGAGTCAAGAGGTGGTATGATGTCTTATTTAGCTGCAAAACAAGGTATCAAAATAAAAGCTATGGCAGTTGTTGGTGGAATGACAGACCTTTTTGATACTTATGAAAACAGAGAAGATGATATGAAAAATGTATTGGAAGAATTAGTTGGAGACCCAGTAAAAGATAAACAAAAGTATATTGATAGATCAGCTGTTTACTGGGCTGAGGATATAAAGATACCAACATTAATATTGCATGGAGAAGATGATGTGAGAGTATCAATTGACCAATCAAGAGAACTTGTTAAAGAGTTAGATGAGCATAATAAAGAGTATAAATTTATTAGTTATCCTAGAGGTGATCATATGCTAAACACTCATTTTGAAGAGATGACTACTGAAATTGATTTATGGTTCAGCAAGTATATTAAGAATTAGTTTTCACTTAGGTAAGGCTTCATGAACAAGAAATAATTCTAAAGTAAGAGAGTTAGATTATGAAGTTTGTAGCATTCAGCTTTATAAGGAGGCAGTTAATGAAAATTAGACTTTTTATATTATGTACATTCTTATTGACAGCTTGTACTGGGAATCAATTTGAGAGAGAAGATATCGTAGCAGAATTGAATGGAAATGAGATTAAGGTTGAGGACATACTATGGCAATACTCTTTAGATGAAAACCCAGAAGCTATAGTTCTAGACTATTTGAAACAAGAGGTTGTTATTCAAGAGGCCAAAGATAAAGGCATAACTGTTACTGAAGAGGAGATCGAAGAAAGAAAACAAGCGATGTTTCCTAATTCCAATGCAAACGATAGATTCGAAGTCTTTGACGAAAAAGAGTTTTATGAAAAACAGGCGGCAATATTAGAAGTGACTCCAGAACACTACTATAAAGTCTGGGAAGCTAACACATATACTAAACAAGAATATGTTGAGAAATATATTGAGATGAATTTCGGAGAACCTACTGATGATGAAGATGTAGATGTGTGGGGGCAAGAAATAGAGAAACATATAAAAGAATTGTTCGATAAGTACAAGAATGAGGGAAAACTGATTACAAAATAATAAATCTTAAGATATGAATGTGAATTGATACACTTAAAGTAACGGAGAAGGATAATTGAAGAACAAAATTTGTATAAAGCTTTATTCCAAAAGAAGGGAGTAAGGCTTTTTTGTTGAATTTATCAATAAGAATTAAATAGTTCGAGGTGTTAAAAATTATTAATTTATTGAAAGTAAACAATAAGAATATCGAAGTATTACAAAAGGGTTCAGTAGGAAGGGTAATTGTAATTCTTACCGGGATGGGTTGTTCATTTCATGAGTGGCATGAAATAGTAGAGTCTATAAGTGAAACAAGTAGGGTTATCATGTTTCATAGACCTGGTTTGGGTGAGAGTGAGATTGGAAATGAGACGCGTAATACAAATGCTGTGGTTAACGAACTATATGAAATACTTAAATTACTAAGTATTGAAAAGCCTATATTGTTAGTTGGTCATTCGTATGGTGGCCTATGCGCACAGCATTTCGTTAAATTATACCCTAATAAGGTAGCTGGACTTTTATTAGTGGATTCTACTTCTGTAGATTTAAAGGTTTTGGATGAATTAGATACACCGATGTTAAACGAGGTTTCAACTGATGATGTCTGGATGGAGAAATGCAAGTCATATAGCACGAAGACTAGGAATGAATTATATAAGATAATTAAACCCGGTTTATCCCAGAATCAAAAGCAATTACCAAGTGAAATTCAGAAACATTTAATAGATTTTCAAGTGAATCCAAACCTTTATAAAGCAATGTATCTTGAGATGGATTCATGGAAAGCAGACGCTTTAACAATCAAAGAGATTTCAAGTAACTTGGACATACCATTAATAATTTTAGGTAGAGATAGGGAGTATTCCATTAAAGTGGCCATTAATGATGGGTTACCAGAGGATGAAGTTATACTACTTGAAGATACTTGGAGTTACTTAATCGGCGAACAAAGTGAATTATCTAAGAGAAGTGAAGTTATCTTTGTGAAAGGGTCGGGGCATTCAATACACCTAGACAAACCTGACATAGTTATTGGATCAATTAGTAAATTGCTAATTTAGTTTTTCAACTAAAGGGAAAGTTGAGTGCAAGAAGGATAATTATAGTAAATATAGAAGACTAGTATTTAGAACCGTTTAAAAATGAGATCAGTCTAAGTAAGGAGGGTTTTATGAAGCGAATTGATGTTGCATTGCTAATTATCGTTGGACTTATTTCGGCATTACTTTTTAATCTTCTTCAAGGTAAGTTATCTAATAACTATATAGTATTAATAATTTTTGTATTTGGATTTGTTGCTGCGACAATAAGGAGATTATTTCAAAAAAAGTGATTAGCAAGTGAATTTTGTGAGGAAATGCTTAATTTAGGAAGGATGGTTTAAAACTAAATATTAATAGGATTTTGCTCAACTAAAGGGTAAGGTTAGCTTAACAAGGATAGTAATACTGGAGGCATTATGGACAAAGAAAAATTAATTCAATATTTACTTGATGAAAACATTGACGATTGTGCCATAGACCTATCAAACT belongs to Bacillus sp. BGMRC 2118 and includes:
- a CDS encoding S9 family peptidase; the encoded protein is MKNFRVIIFMIIVLCLSACSNGDKTIISLKEANIPEGKAEKTEVFNLKYQSDGLEVAGYIIKPVEIKKDAPVMIYNRGGNRDYDRLDINTINYLSGWARKGYVVLASQYRGNSSSEGKEEFGGSDVNDVLNLINVANELPYADTDHIVMLGESRGGMMSYLAAKQGIKIKAMAVVGGMTDLFDTYENREDDMKNVLEELVGDPVKDKQKYIDRSAVYWAEDIKIPTLILHGEDDVRVSIDQSRELVKELDEHNKEYKFISYPRGDHMLNTHFEEMTTEIDLWFSKYIKN
- a CDS encoding alpha/beta hydrolase — its product is MINLLKVNNKNIEVLQKGSVGRVIVILTGMGCSFHEWHEIVESISETSRVIMFHRPGLGESEIGNETRNTNAVVNELYEILKLLSIEKPILLVGHSYGGLCAQHFVKLYPNKVAGLLLVDSTSVDLKVLDELDTPMLNEVSTDDVWMEKCKSYSTKTRNELYKIIKPGLSQNQKQLPSEIQKHLIDFQVNPNLYKAMYLEMDSWKADALTIKEISSNLDIPLIILGRDREYSIKVAINDGLPEDEVILLEDTWSYLIGEQSELSKRSEVIFVKGSGHSIHLDKPDIVIGSISKLLI